Sequence from the Prionailurus bengalensis isolate Pbe53 chromosome A3, Fcat_Pben_1.1_paternal_pri, whole genome shotgun sequence genome:
ccctcccctgctcatgctctgtctgtctctctctcgctctctctgaaataaatacatatgttttttaaaaaagacaactacaTAAAACAACAATATAATCTGTGTTGATGGTATCATAATATGAAAAAGATATAATGTGTATGACAATAATAGCATAAAGGAGTGGGAGAAACTGCTTGATTGGAGCAAAGTTTGTGTATACCACTGAAATTAAGTTAGTATTAATGCCAACtagattgttttaaattaaaatgataattccCAGGACAAACACTAGGCATAGGTAtagacagatacagatatagatacagctaccgattaaaagaaaaggaattaaaatagtaTACTAGAACATAACtattcacaaaagaagacagtaatagtaataggaagagaagaacaaaagagATGTAAGATAtagtatagaaaacaaatagcaaaatgcaGACGTAAGTCCTACCTTATCACAAgtcatattaaatgtaaataaactcaACATTCCAATCAAGAGGCAGAGATTGGCagaagagttttttaaaaaaatccaaccatGTGCTGTCTacagaaacaaacttaaaattcaaAAGCATAAGTAGGTTGAAGGTAAAATAATGGACAAAAGTACAGCACGGAAACACTAACCAACAAAGTGCTTCAGTGATTACAcaaatatcaggcaaaataaacctcaaaaacaaacaaaacaataaacaaagaGGAACATTTTATAAGAGGGTCAATCCATCAGAAAGATATTATAATTAGAAGGATCATGCATCCACAAAAGAGACCCAAACACATGAggcaaaactgacagaatttaaGAAGTGgacaatgtaataaaaataattgaaaatgtcaatactcaACTTTTAATGATGGATAAAACAATGaggcagaagatcaacaaggaaataaaagacttgaacaacatTACAAACCAACCAGCTGTAACAGGTATCTATAGAATACTTCACCCGACAGTATCAGAGCACACATACATACTTCTCAGTTATACATGAAACTTTCTCCAGGATAGAATATGTGGCAGGCCATTAAGAAAACTCAGTAAGTTAAAAAGGATTGAAGTCACACGTAGtatgttctctgatcacaatggtattagaataaaaaccaagagcagaaataaattataggtAGGCGTAAATTAAACAATACAGCCCTTAATAACATAGGGGTCAAAAAAGAACTCaaaaggaaagtgagaaaatattttaagaaaaattaaaataaaaactcaacatACTAATACTtttgggatgcagctaaagcagtgcttagaggaaaTTTTATGGCTAGAAACAcctatattaaaaaggaagaaagatctaaaatgaaTAACCTAACTTTTCTCctttagaaactagaaaaataacaaaaccaaaaggaaaaaaaggaaataataaagattagaatggaaacaaatgaaatacaagtggaaaaacagtacagaaaaatcaataaaaccaaaagttggttctttaaaaatgttaacaattctgacaaacttttagctagactgaccaagcaaaaggaagagaaaaggttcaaattattaaaataaggaaagagaaaggagccaTCACTACTGACCTTACATAAATAATCATTACAAAGGAAACTCTGAACAATTTATTTCAACAAACTGTATAACTTAGACCATATGGAGAATtcctagaaagaaacaaacaaataaaacagactcaaaagaaagagaaagtttgcttgatacctgggtggttcagtcagttaagcatctgattcttgatcccttgatttcggctcaggtcatgatctcatggtggctcatgagttcgagccccacatcagattctgagctgagagcatggagcctgcttggtattctgtttctctctctctgcccctccctcacttgctctctttatctctctcaaaataactgaaaataaaattaaagaaataaaagagatagaaaacctGCATAGACTTataaccacaaaaaaataaaaaatgaattagtaactttaaaacattccattaaaaaaatcctcaggCCCAGATATCTCCACTAATGAATTTTAACAACTATTTAAAGAATCCTTTACAAACTCTTACAGAAattagaagaggagaaaaaaagttcCAAACTCTATGAGGCCTGTATTGCTCATACCAAAACAAGACATAGACATCAGAATAATAATTCtcaatatctcttatgaatatagatttaaaaaatcctccAAAAAAATATGCTAACACACTGAGTCTAGTAACATAGGGAAAAGGttacacaccatgaccaagtggaatttactCCAGGAATCCATGGTTACTTTAATATCTAAAAATCAATTAAGGTAATATACTATATTAATAAGACAAAAAACACATGATTATttcattaaaggaagaaaaattatttaaccaAATTCAACACCCGAAACACAGCAAACAAGGTATAGAAGAGAATTTCTTTAAGCTGATAAAGAGTATTTTTGAAAAACCACAGTTAACATTATActtgatgaaagactgaatgctttgcCCCTAAGACCAGGAGCAAGAAGATATGGATGTCTCCCACCACATCCATGCAACGTTATACTGGAGATTCTAGTTAGAGCAGGTAcgcaaggaaaaaataaaaaataaaggcattcaCACTGAAAAGGAAAACGTAAAACCATTTCTATTTGTGGATAACATGATCTTATGTATACAAAAGCCTAAAGAATCCACTTAAAAGAATTAGAATAAACCAGATCAAAAAGgatgcaggatacaagatcaatattcTTTATAAACTAGCAATGACTATTCCAAAtaggaaattcagaaaacaacCCCTTTTAATATAgcatcaagagaaataaaatacttaggaatatatttaacaaaaggaGTCCAAGACTTGTATCTGAAAATCCAAAACAttgttcaaagaaataaagaaaacctaagtaaatggaaagacatcctgcatttatggatcagaagactcaataGTTATAAGATGGCAATATCTCCCCCAATGGATCTATAAtccaatgcaatcctaatcaaaatcccagccGCCTGGGATTGGAAGGGGTCCAGGGtattcaaaacaatcttgaaaaggattaacaaagttggagaacttaTTCTGACCAAAAATTACTTAGGTCATCATTTTACCCTAAATCCCTTAGTGAGGTcacatcatattttttaatgcagttaaATTAATTtgtcacaattttctttttcatcctggGATTGTACCACATCttgtttgatattttaaaatttgcataaagTTCACTCTTTGTGATGTTCAGTTCTATAAGTTTGGACACATGGATACAGTCTTATACCCACCACCTCAATACCACACATTACTCTAAACTTTCCCCTGTGACCCCTTTGTAATCATatgttaattgtatttttaactttataaaatataccaagttgttttccaaagtagctgtaccattttgcatacCTACCAGACAACGAATGAGAATTCTTGGTGCttcacatccttgacaacatttgGCATTGTTCGTTTCTTGGATTTAGCTTTTCTAATAAATGAGTTTTAGGAAAGCAATTCATAAACTGCTTTGCAGAATGAGTGTGCATTTGTAAAAAATCAATTGATACATGATGTtgattatattaaaagaataaatgcctagagaaaaagaaagtgaaaagtttCCCCCAACAGGAAGCAGTCATTAGCTGAGGAAATTTATGCTTTAGCACAATGAGCAATGCCTTTGCACAGATGCTTGAGAAGTGTTACTTTCCCTTGTTTCCATCTTGTCTTTTCTCAAGTATTTCTGcattctcaaaaggaaaaagcttcaggacaaaggaaaaaatctttGATGGAAGGCTTCCAGACAACAGTCAGTGGAGAGAGGGTCTTTACCACCTAGTCTAAGTACATCTGAGGTAGAGCTTCCAGTCTGTAGAAGACATGCTGTCTGTGAAGTCCAagacctccttcctctctgtcctcacgTTCCTAGAATTGTCTACTAGGCAACAACTGAGGAGGattggaaggaagggggaggggcgaAGGGACTTTCTTCCTGTTTGCCTGCTGTCCTGCTTAGGTAGCCATAGTTGTGGCAGATTATCCTGGCAGTGGCAGTTGGATCCAGCCTCCTTTGGGAACTTCTTTTGGGACTCCCCAGAACCAGTCTCACCATTCAATGCCCCCTTTCAGAAAATGTCCAAAGTCCTATGTTTGCCAAACTCCTCTGAGTTCCTAAATTACCAGTAACAGCCAGCAGCACCCCCTCTTCAAAGGTCTGAGTTGCAGCTCTGAGGCGCTCTTCTCTGAGCACCCTTTCTCTTTTGCTCCCCTAGCCCTAAGGGTAATGGCTATTTTCTGCAGTACTCTTTCCGGATAAGCTCAGTACTCCTTTTCTGCTCTCTCAGCCCCCTGACGTCTATTTGATTAATTCCCTCTATTAAATTCTCTTTGGTGAAATACCTAAcatatttttcctaatttgttcTTAGATTCTGGTATTTAggctatttccttttttctattaaaaactgCTGCAATAAGCATTTGTACATGCCTCTGGGCACACATATGTGAACATTTTCCTGTAATATAGAGCCAGAAGTAGGGTTGCTAGGTCACAGGTATGAGCATCTTCACTTTACTAGACAAAAGTCACCCCCTGCACTTCAAAGGagcattttattttccactttgttCATTAGTTTGCTTTTCACCTTTCCTTCCTTGGAGTAATACTAATggccctgaggcccagagaaggaagcTGCCTTGGCTTCTACTtgataaattcctggaagaagGGTCTCAGATGGACCAGAGTTTGCCTGATAAAGCTATGACAGATCCCGGGCCCTGTTGAATTTTGATAGCTGGTACATCAGATCTCTGAGGGCCAATGCTTCAGGGCAATGGAGCAGGCATCTGTCTTGATAAATTAGTTGAGTTACGAATATCTTCAGACATTTTTTATCCTGGTTACTGACAAGATACCCTTTGTCTAACTCTGTGTGGTTCCTTGCTATCTGGCAGCTTTGGGACTTTCCAAGCTTGACACACTGGGATCTTGGCCAGGTTGGGTTCCCCAAAGCCAAAGTTCAGTCTTCTCCTCTGAGATCTTGCTGCCTCCCATGTCCCTGGACTTCTGCCAGGAAGCCTGCATCCCTCCATACCTGGAGGAGTGCTCaccaatattttcttcctttcctgtctcagggatcctctctctctcactctctacacacacacacacacacacacacacacttccatgAGCTTAGCCTCCCACAAAAGGCACAAAGCTATCTCCCAGCATAGCTCCCTGTGGCTAAACCCAGTACAGCAAGAAGGATGGCCTCCAGTCAGCAGCCACAGTGACTATAAGAACATGAGTGGCTGTCTCAGATTCCAAGACAGTGAATAGGAGTCCTGAAAACAGCCCAAGATTCCACCTCCCAACAATCTTGGCAGCTTGAGATTAACTAGATGAAACCATATTCATTTATCTCTCAAGGAAAACAATGTGATGTTTTCTGCACCCAAGGAGTTTCACAGGCCATGCCTGTTATGTTATTTGAAAGTTTATTCACAGGATCATTCCCTGTGAGGTGAGGTGGGCAGTATCCTTCCCACTTCCCAGTtaaggaaagtgaggcccagaaaaggtaagtaacttgcctgagtgGCAGTGCTGTGACTTGAACAAGCTCAGGCCTGAATCCCCAAAACCCACATTCTAACTTACCACCTAAATTCCTTGGGCATAAGCAGTGGAAGAATCTGGAGACATGCTTAACAGGGACATGCCTGCAGCTTCCCGCCCACTCATGCCTTTCCAAACTGCCTGAATGTCCCCGATGGACAATTGATGCCAGGAAATTTAGCATCTACCTGAGACCCACTTCTTATATATTTGAATGGTTTGACTTATTTCCTCTGACAAGTGTTGCAGCTCTGGTTGCATTGTCTCACCTGTTTCTGGCTCCCTTCACGTGGAGTGTGCACTGTCCCCTATTCACCAGTGCCTGTTTTCCTGGGGAAGGTAGGCTCACTGCCCTAGACACATATCTAGAACCGAATCTTCCCTTATGACAAAATATGAAGCAAGActcattcaatattttttaaatccaggtCTCTATTTTTCTTGTGCAAATATAAACATAGGCATAATTAATAgttaaggctttttaaaatatatgcatttggAGAATACATTGCTAGTTACAGTTTGCTGATGATATGGGCTTGGATCACATCTTCCTTTAATAGtccttttaaattcattttagaaagttaaaaatggtCACATGATccataataaaaatcagaagagaCTCATATAAATCCAAAATACATACTTGAAAATGCAGCACCTTTTGTATGAACTACATTAGGGTCCAGTTATATAGCATATGGATTATAACATCAGACCACAAAGGTTTTGAAGTTCCCAAAGCAAAATGGGGCATTgttttctgagaagaaaaaggagaagttggaagagaaagaaggaagggaggaagagagggagggagggagagggaaggaaaggagggagagagagagagaggaaaggaggaaagaagaaaggagggagggagggagggagggagggagggaaggaggagacagagaaggaaaacctgTACATATAGCTTCTCTGCAACAGAAAAGTGACTCACCTTTGGGTAATTTACAATATGTATTTAAGTGGACCATTAAGGTTATAATTCGCAATCATAGAATCCAAATACAGAAATATCTTATATGATGGTAATGGAATTCTATTTACcagattaaaaaaggaaaaaagctagGTCCTTCACTGTGCACACTTCCTGCTAGCTGAGAGCTTTGCCTTGGGGTAGAATTCCAAGGGAGAGTGAGGCTGCTTCTTTGAGAGGAGGGGCAGTTTGCAAAGATATGGCCTAAGGGTCCGATCTTCTAAAACTTCTAGTTGTCAGCTTTAGTTGACCCAGGACCCCATTCCAACCTTCCACCTGAAAGGCTCTCCCAGAGCATAATTCTCCTCCTCAAGCCAGAACAAGCTGTCCCTGTTCCTGACTGAGGAACGAGGGGAGAGGCTGTCTTTAAATCCTTTGGTGAGTTAGgagatgtctctttctctcatcaaaatattcttttctaaacAGATTCCAGTTTCACAGGGGCTGGATGGTGGGGAGTCTGGATTTGCTTCATAGGCTCAAAGTGACCTCAAATGGGGTGACCTGGCTTCATCCCTTGTGCTTATCATAGCACGACCAAAGGCCAGGATTTTGAGGGTCCCAAAGAGTACATGAGGAGAAACCAGATTCAGAAATCTGTCCCAAACTGTCTCGTGTAAGGATGGATTGGAGATCCCACATTGCACTTCTAGCTTCTGTTACATCTCCCTTATAAGAAGCTGGTGGAGTGGGGTGCGAGAAGGGGTAGGTGACTAAATAATCTTCcatttacaagaaaataaagttcaaaattctcaaaattcctcgtggattaaaaaaataagagttctgTGCCCACACTTTCATATGCGTGGATTGGGGACACCTCACATTATACAAAGTCCTGCCTTACTCAGTGTTCCATGTGGACATCACAGTCACCTCCCACTTCAGTGGGGCTGGCATGAGTCCCcctttctagatgaggaaactgaggctctctCTCAGGGCCACACAGTTGCAAAGGGTAAGGAGAACTGGAATGCAACCCTGCCGAGTCCTGGGCAGCTGCACCGCCACAATGCATCACACGGATGGCTGACTCTGGGAAGCAGGAGATGGACACCTGCATTTCACTCTTGTTTGGTCTCTGCTTTTGCAGCATCCCCAGGAGCACCCCCATCAGACAGAAGGTCGCTCCCACACATCTTCACCTGGCTTTCCAGTTGACTGAGACGCTGCTTCACTTTCATCTGGGTGGCATTATACTCGGCCAGGAGCCGTGCAAACCTGGTCTGCAGGGTGTCCAGGGAGGACTCCAGGTGCTCTACCTTCTCCTCAATATCCTTGGGGTCCGCCCCAGCCTTGGCCACGTCCTCATCAATCAGGTTGTCCTTCATCAGGATCTGCCGTCCCTTCTCCTCCAGAGCTTTCTTGGCTTCTGGATATTCAGTGAGAGCCTCCATCAAATCATCTTTGGAAAGGCAGAACAGGTCTGAGTAACCAATGCTCCTGATGTTGGCTGTCCTGCGGTTCCCCGCCTTGCTTCCCTTAATGTTTAAGATGCTGATCTCCCCAAAGTAACTCCCATCACTGAGGACCACGAACTGGGTGATCCCATCATCGGCCACGACAGCCAGCTTGCCCTCCTTGATGATGTACATCTCCCTCCCAATGTCTCCTTTCTTGCAGATGTAATCCCCTGGGCTGAACACTGCAGGCCGCAGCTTGAGCACAAGCTCCACCAGCAGCCCCGCCTCGCAGTCTTGGAAGATGCGGACCTTCCTCAGAGTGTCCAGGTGCACGTTGATGGCGATCTCGGCCTTCAGCTTGTCTGGGAGACTCTTGAGCACCTCCTTCTCATCCACTGTCTTCTTGTTTGCCCACAGGTAGTCAAACCACCGGATCACCCGTGTCTCCAAGTCCTTGGTCACCTTGCGGAATTGCATATACTGCTTAATGGAGTCAATCTTGGACTGGAACTCGGCCCGTGAAGCATTCATGTTTGAGATCATGGATCCCACATTGCCGACAATGGTGGCAAAAATCAAGACTCCCACTAGGAAGTCTATGACCACAAACAGATACTCCTCATCCTTCACAGGGGGTGGGGTCTCTCCGATGGTGGTCAGGGTCAAGGTGGACCAATAGAGACTGTAAATGTACTTCCTAGAGAGGCGCCCATACTCTGGGTTTGAGATGTTTGGATAGACCCAGGAATCTGTCCCAAAACCAATGAACTTGGAAATGGCAAAGTAGATGCAGGCATTCCAGTGGATAATGATGAGGATGTATAAGACCAAGTTCCCAATCCTGAATAAATTAGGGTAGTTGGTCCTTGTCTCTGTGCGGTCAAAGAACTCAAAGAGCCGGGCAAGCTTCAGTAGGCGGTTGAACCTCAGCTCTGGGTAGTTTACACCCAACTTAAAATAAGCCAGGTCTGTGGGGACCAGGGACAACATGTCCAGCTTGAAGTGCACGGTCTTTGTGTAATGCTTCCACAGCCTCTGTGCATCCTTGACCATCAAGCCTTGCTCAAGGAAGCCTGAAGAAAAAGATGGAAGTCACTTGGGCATGGAAGaggctgctatttttttttttaaccacagccCATAGAAAGATATACACCTTGACTAAATAAGATGTAGTTATACATACATAacagaaaaaatttcaaaagccaCTTTTACCCATTACTATGAAAATATACTCTGATGTTTTTTAGTCTATGATGTTCTAGCCTGtttattcagttaaaaatgtAGATTAATTGGGTAAATTTGAATGTGGACTGGTGttttatatctacatatatattatatatgtatgtatatatatatatatatatatatatatatatagtttatttatttaagtaatctctacacccaatgtggggcttgaactcatgaccccaagatcaagagtcacatgctcttctgaccgagccagccaggagacCCTGAATGTTGTATTCTAAAGATGCATCCTTTAAAGTTAGAGATAACATGTTAAAGTGGTCCAAGGTTGGCTTTAAAATACTCCAGCCAAGAAAAGGGTGTGGGGAGGTAGATGAAACATAGCAAAATATTGATAACTGTTGAAGCTGAGTGAAGGTACGTGGGGATTCATGATCCTACTGTCTCtgattttgtgtatgtttggaaaatattaatGATACAAATTTTAAGAGCATAGGTCATGGCCTATCAAACTGATTTCACCCGTCCCTAATGGGGCAGGAcctgccttttaaaaacattgccTAGGGAAGCAGTAGTTCTTTCTGCCTGCACATTACTATCATCCAAGGAGCTCTGAAAACATAGGAAGCTGAGATCCACCCCCAAAGAATCAGACTGGAGCTGAGCTGGACACTGGGGAGTC
This genomic interval carries:
- the CNGA3 gene encoding cyclic nucleotide-gated cation channel alpha-3, producing the protein MAKISTQYSHPTVRTRDRDLDHVENGLSRVHSPCEETSSELQQEIAMETRRLAESRRNSYTSQGPSRLSRLIISLRAWATGHLHHEDQRPDSFLERFRGAELKEVSSQESNAQSNVGSQEPPDRGRRKKLNKKDTMVVDPSSNVYYHWLTVIALPVFYNWCLLVCRACFDELQSDHVMLWLVLDYSADVLYGLDLLVRARTGFLEQGLMVKDAQRLWKHYTKTVHFKLDMLSLVPTDLAYFKLGVNYPELRFNRLLKLARLFEFFDRTETRTNYPNLFRIGNLVLYILIIIHWNACIYFAISKFIGFGTDSWVYPNISNPEYGRLSRKYIYSLYWSTLTLTTIGETPPPVKDEEYLFVVIDFLVGVLIFATIVGNVGSMISNMNASRAEFQSKIDSIKQYMQFRKVTKDLETRVIRWFDYLWANKKTVDEKEVLKSLPDKLKAEIAINVHLDTLRKVRIFQDCEAGLLVELVLKLRPAVFSPGDYICKKGDIGREMYIIKEGKLAVVADDGITQFVVLSDGSYFGEISILNIKGSKAGNRRTANIRSIGYSDLFCLSKDDLMEALTEYPEAKKALEEKGRQILMKDNLIDEDVAKAGADPKDIEEKVEHLESSLDTLQTRFARLLAEYNATQMKVKQRLSQLESQVKMCGSDLLSDGGAPGDAAKAETKQE